CGACGGGGAGGTTTGGCACCTCGATGTCGGCTCATCGCATCCTGGGGCTGAAGTAGGTCCCAAGGGTTGGGCTGTTCGCCCATTAAAGCGGTACGCGAGCTGGGTTCAGAACGTCGTGAGACAGTTCGGTCCCTATCTGTCGTGGGCGCAGGAAATTTGAGAGGAGCTGTCCTTAGTACGAGAGGACCGGGATGGACGCACCTCTGGTGTACCAGTTGTTCCGCCAGGAGCATAGCTGGGTAGCTACGTGCGGACGGGATAAACGCTGAAAGCATCTAAGCGTGAAGCCCCCCTCAAGATGAGATTTCCCAATTAGTAAGACCCCTTGAAGACGACGAGGTAGATAGGTTGGAGGTGGAAGTGCAGTAATGCATGGAGCTGACCAATACTAATCGGTCGAGGGCTTATCCTAAAAGTTTCATGAAGTGAAACTACTTCGGAAGCATATGCTGTTTTAACATTGCAAATTCGTTTCGTATCTAGTTTTCAAGGATTAAACCTTGTACTGATTTTATGTTGCATGCTCTTTATAGGGTTGGATATTTTGTTGAAGTATTAACAAAGTAGATAAGCAACACAAAAATCCTGTTTGGTGGCGATAGCGGAGGGGTTCCACACGTACCCATCCCGAACACGACCGTTAAGCCCTCCAGCGCCGATGGTACTTGGACCGCAGGGTCCTGGGAGAGTAGGACGTCGCCAAGCAACTATGAGAACACTATCCATCATTGGGTAGTGTTTTTTTGGCTTTTTATTGAAGGAAAAGAAATTTAGCATACAGGTACTGGCAGATGAGTTGTTATTTTGTACATTAAAGGGAACTTCGATATACTTTATTAAAGTGAGAAGAAGTCCGTTATGACCAATAATAATAAAGCATTAGATATAATGTTATATATTTTATGAACGTAAAAAATGGATAGAGTTGTCAGAAAACATCTGACTCTCTATCCATTTTTCTTTTTGTTATAATTACATTTTGACTTGGAGATGCTCGAAGAGATTATAGTTTTAGACGGTCACACTTTTCAGCTACTGTGTCTGCAAGCAGAACGTGGAGACTCCCCCAGCGTTAGCATTTTTGGGACTGAATTATCATATCCCGTCGTATTATGAGGTTAGCTAGTTTTTACTGGTTGAGGTCTAGTCTCGTATCACGTGCAATGCTGTGGAACTGCAAGCAGATGTCATAGTGGTTACGGGCAACCATACAATCAGAGAGGATGAGAATATGATGAATCCAGTCATTGGTCTTGATATTTCAAGAGGTCAAAGCGAAGGTCAAGCATTCTTAAATAAAGGCAACCTTACGGTAAAAGCCCTCCTTTCTTCACACATAGGAAGGCTAGAGGAGTTATTCAACATGGTGCAGACTTTTGATTTTCGTTCCCTATTGGGAACTACTTATGGGAGTTGAAGAGAACTATCAGCCAATAAATTGCATTAATATCTGATTGAACTTGTCGCGTTCTTCCCAGAAAGTACCATGACCGCTATATTGAAATGGAACAAGTTGTGAATTTTTAATTAGCTTATTTGTTTCCTGAGCATTGGTAAAGGGAACGATTTTATCATGGATGCCATGAATAATTAATGTAGGTACAAATATTTTGCTAAGATCATTGTACACATTCTCATCTCTTAGTGTAGTCATGACTGCCGCAGTCGACCAACCAGCTGCTTGTAATCCCATTTGAAAGAACCAGTCTGAGAAAGGCTCCGTAATATGCTGAAAGAAAAAGAGATCCGTTACTCCCTCCAACATTTTTGGCCGATCATTTAGTGTTCCTGTAATGAAATTATTTGCTATTTCTTCTGGAACACTAGTCGGAGATGCAGCGCCTATAAGGACAAGCTTGGATACTCCATAACCTTGATATCGAGCCATATATCGAATCGAGATTCCTCCTCCTGTGGAGTGCCCTGCTAGTGTGAAGTTTTTTAACTGTAATGCCTCTATTACTGCACGGATATCATCTGCCAATCTGTCAAAATTGTAGCCACTAAATGGTTTATCAGAGTTACCGTAACCCCTCCAGTCAATGCCTATACATCGGTACCCCATTGCTGGAAGAATATTAAATTGATATTCAAACTGCTTATGGTTTAAAGGCCAACCATGTATAAATAGTATTGTTTTACTCCCCTCTGGGTTCACATCCTCTACATATATTTTCACACCTCGTTCTACAGTAACAAAGTATCCCATGCTGTTTCCTCCGTCTAATTAAAATGGCTTTAACAATAGGATACTCATCTAAGGCAATATAGGTGAATGTCTATTCTTTATTGTTTAGTTTGTTTGTACGTTCCGAGGTAACGTTTGTATACTTATATAGCTATCCAATTGAACTTACTGTATTTGGATGAATGCCTTTACCTATATCTAAAAGAGCAAAGAGAAGATGGTGTTGTGTTTTTTGGAAAGAGCATTATGATTAGAAGCTTGGTCAAGACAATACTCTTTCATTAAAATGGTGAATACGGGAGCTATTAATACTGCGTAAAAGACATTCCTCTGAATGTAGCCTAACGGGATATAGTAATGAGTAGTCAATAATGGTCATTTAGAAAATATTGTAACTTGTAGTTACTTAACAAACGTGATATATTATTTATCCGGCCATTAAACGTCGGTCAACACGAACCAGAAAGCTTAACAATCACATGAAAATGACATTGAAAATAAAGCTTGCATTACTGAGTCGGACATGATAAGATATAGTAGTTGTCGCCGAGAACAACTGGTGATGACGAGAGAGAAATTGATCTTTGAAAACTGAACAACGAGTGAGTAAGGATTTCACGAAAGTGAAGTCAAAACAAATGAGAAATCATTTGGTAGAGAATGAAAATTCTCGCCAGTTTGTTTCAAAATGAGCATATCGCTCTTTTCATTCGATGAATGTCCGGTCGCTGCAAAGTTGATCTGACATTCATCTCTATTGGAGAGTTTGATCCTGGCTCAGGACGAACGCTGGCGGCGTGCCTAATACATGCAAGTCGAGCGGAGTTGATGGAGTGCTTGCACTCCTGATACTCAGCGGCGGACGGGTGAGTAACACGTAGGTAACCTGCCTGTGAGACTGGGATAACTACCGGAAACGGTAGCTAATACCGGATAATACATTTTCTCTCCTGAGGAGATGTTGAAAGGCGGAGCAATCTGTCACTTACAGATGGACCTGCGGCGCATTAGCTTGTTGGTGAGGTAACGGCTCACCAAGGCGACGATGCGTAGCCGACCTGAGAGGGTGAACGGCCACACTGGGACTGAGACACGGCCCAGACTCCTACGGGAGGCAGCAGTAGGGAATCTTCCGCAATGGACGAAAGTCTGACGGAGCAACGCCGCGTGAGTGATGAAGGTTTTCGGATCGTAAAGCTCTGTTGCCAGGGAAGAAGATTCAGGAGAGTAACTGCTCCTGGAGTGACGGTACCTGAGAAGAAAGCCCCGGCTAACTACGTGCCAGCAGCCGCGGTAATACGTAGGGGGCAAGCGTTGTCCGGAATTATTGGGCGTAAAGCGCGCGCAGGCGGTCATTTAAGTCTGGTGTTTAATCCCGGGGCTCAACCCCGGGTCGCACTGGAAACTGGGTGACTTGAGTACAGAAGAGGAGAGTGGAATTCCACGTGTAGCGGTGAAATGCGTAGATATGTGGAGGAACACCAGTGGCGAAGGCGACTCTCTGGGCTGTAACTGACGCTGAGGCGCGAAAGCGTGGGGAGCAAACAGGATTAGATACCCTGGTAGTCCACGCCGTAAACGATGAGTGCTAGGTGTTAGGGGTTTCGATACCCTTGGTGCCGAAGTTAACACATTAAGCACTCCGCCTGGGGAGTACGGTCGCAAGACTGAAACTCAAAGGAATTGACGGGGACCCGCACAAGCAGTGGAGTATGTGGTTTAATTCGAAGCAACGCGAAGAACCTTACCAGGTCTTGACATCCCTCTGAATCCACTAGAGATAGTGGCGGCCTTCGGGACAGAGGAGACAGGTGGTGCATGGTTGTCGTCAGCTCGTGTCGTGAGATGTTGGGTTAAGTCCCGCAACGAGCGCAACCCTTATGCTTAGTTGCCAGCACATTATGGTGGGCACTCTAAACAGACTGCCGGTGACAAACCGGAGGAAGGTGGGGATGACGTCAAATCATCATGCCCCTTATGACCTGGGCTACACACGTACTACAATGGCCGGTACAACGGGCTGCGAAATCGCGAGATGGAGCCAATCCCACCAAAGCCGGTCTCAGTTCGGATTGCAGGCTGCAACCCGCCTGCATGAAGTCGGAATTGCTAGTAATCGCGGATCAGCATGCCGCGGTGAATACGTTCCCGGGTCTTGTACACACCGCCCGTCACACCACGAGAGTTTACAACACCCGAAGTCGGTGGGGTAACCCGCAAGGGAGCCAGCCGCCGAAGGTGGGGTAGATGATTGGGGTGAAGTCGTAACAAGGTAGCCGTATCGGAAGGTGCGGCTGGATCACCTCCTTTCTATGGAGAATCGTTTCCTGCAACGGAAACATTCATATAAGAGTCAAGATAAGACTTATGGAACAATAGATTCCATGAATATTTCCTCACTCGTTGTCAGTTTTGAAAGAGCAATCTTTCAAACATGTTATTTCTCTTTTAGAAATGACTTTGATCCTTGAAAACTAGATAACGAAACGAATTTGCGATTTAGAACATTCTTTTATATTTAACATTCAACTCATTATGAATTGAATGAAGTGTAAAGGTAGCTAGCGAATTTGATGTGATGATCGATCCTTTGGGAGTTCATTTCAACCTCTAATGGGTTTACTCAATAGATGAAATGAACGGACAAGAGAGCGGACAGCGCAACAAATGAGCGAAATGGTTAAGCTACTAAGAGCACACGGAGGATGCCTAGGCGCTAGGAGCCGATGAAGGACGTGGCGAACAACGAAACTGCCTCGGGGAGCTGTAAGCAAGCTTTGATCCGGGGGTGTCCGAATGGGGAAACCCAGCTGTGGTAATTCGCAGTTACTCATTCCTGAATACATAGGGAATGTAGAGGCAGACCAGGGGAACTGAAACATCTAAGTACCCTGAGGAAGAGAAAACAATAGTGATTCCGTCAGTAGCGGCGAGCGAACGCGGAACAGCCCAAACCAAGGAGCTTGCTCTTTGGGGTTGTGGGACGTCTCACATGGAGTTACAAAGGATTAGGTTAGGTGAAGAGGTCTGGAAAGGCCCGGCATAGAAGGTAAAAGCCCTGTAACCAAAAGTCTAATCCCTCCGAGACGGATCCCGAGTAGTGCGGGGCACGTGAAACCCCGTATGAATCTAGCAGGACCATCTGCTAAGGCTAAATACTACCTAGCGACCGATAGTGAAACAGTACCGTGAGGGAAAGGTGAAAAGCACCCCGGAAGGGGAGTGAAATAGAACCTGAAACCGTGTGCTTACAAAAAGTCAGAGCCCTATTTATGGGTGATGGCGTGCCTTTTGTAGAATGAACCGGCGAGTTACGTTCCCGTGCAAGGTTAAGGTGAGAAGCCGGAGCCGCAGCGAAAGCGAGTCTGAATAGGGCGAATTTTAGTACGTGGACGTAGACCCGAAACCGAGTGATCTACCCCTGTCCAGGGTGAAGGTGCGGTAACACGCACTGGAGGCCCGAACCCACGCATGTTGAAAAATGCGGGGATGAGGTGGGGGTAGCGGAGAAATTCCAATCGAACTCGGAGATAGCTGGTTCTCCCCGAAATAGCTTTAGGGCTAGCCTCGGAAATAAGTCGTGGAGGTAGAGCACTGATTGGGTGCGGGGCCCGCAAGGGTTACCAAACTCAGTCAAACTCCGAATGCCATAGACTCGAATTCCGGGAGTCAGACAGTGAGTGCTAAGATCCATTGTCGAAAGGGAAACAGCCCAGACCATCAGCTAAGGTCCCCAAGTGTGTGTTAAGTGGGAAAGGATGTGGAGTTGCACAGACAACCAGGATGTTGGCTTAGAAGCAGCCATCATTGAAAGAGTGCGTAATAGCTCACTGGTCGAGTGACTCTGCGCCGAAAATGTAACGGGGCTAAACACGCCACCGAAGCTATGGCTTGATGCTTTGCATCAGGGGTAGGGGAGCGTTGTATGCAGGTTGAAGGTGTACCGTAAGGAGCGCTGGACAGCATACAAGTGAGAATGCCGGTATAAGTAACGAAAAGATCAGTGAGAATCTGATCCGCCGAAAGCCCAAGGTTTCCTGAGGAAGGCTCGTCCTCTCAGGGTAAGTCGGGACCTAACGCGAGGCCGAAAGGCGTAG
The nucleotide sequence above comes from Paenibacillus sp. IHBB 10380. Encoded proteins:
- a CDS encoding alpha/beta fold hydrolase, giving the protein MGYFVTVERGVKIYVEDVNPEGSKTILFIHGWPLNHKQFEYQFNILPAMGYRCIGIDWRGYGNSDKPFSGYNFDRLADDIRAVIEALQLKNFTLAGHSTGGGISIRYMARYQGYGVSKLVLIGAASPTSVPEEIANNFITGTLNDRPKMLEGVTDLFFFQHITEPFSDWFFQMGLQAAGWSTAAVMTTLRDENVYNDLSKIFVPTLIIHGIHDKIVPFTNAQETNKLIKNSQLVPFQYSGHGTFWEERDKFNQILMQFIG